Genomic DNA from Shouchella patagoniensis:
ATAGAAGCGCTCTTTCGTAACAAGTGAATTTTTCGTGCAATCTCTTCCTTCATTCTTATGCCTCCAAGCTAATTCTAAATAAAAAGAACCCTTCTATTTTGGTCAATTTCTTCCAGTAACTATTCGATTATAAATCGATTATCCAAATATTCCTACAAAAAAATCAATTTCTTTAGAAAAAGTTTAGAAATAAGGATTAAAATCACTTATTTATCTAATAAAAAACGCTTAGGTTCGTCACCTAAGCAATAAGAATGAATGATTCGTCTACTCATTTGATCATTCTTTTTTTGGTAATAATTCATCAAAAAATAAGTCGTCGGGTTTCAATGAAAAAACATTTGCGATTCTTACAGCAAGTTCATATGAGAGTCCTCGCTTCCCATTCTCGACTTGCCAATAAAACGGGGTACTCACATGAATTCGTTTTGCTACTTCTTCAAGAGTCATATGATTTTCTAAACGGACTTGTTTTAATTTTGTTCGCTGCATATGCTCACCTCATCGCTTTTAATTAACTAACAGTTAACCAAATTATACTCATGACTGATTACTCTGTAAACAAAAAGTTCCTATTTAGTTAACCGAATTTACGTTAGCTCATTGTTAACTTATAATAGACTTATGATGATGTAGAAAGGGTGGTCACTTTGGCCATTGTTCCAGAACGGTTAAAGGCATTAAGGCTCGAACGAAATTTAACCCAAGAACAATTAGGAGATTTACTTAATGTAACAAAAGTGTCTGTTTCAGGTTACGAGAAAGGCAAGAGAACCCCTGATACAGATACACTTAATCGAATTGCTGATGTATTTCAAGTTTCTACAGATTATTTATTTGGTCGAACAAATCTAAAAAAACCTCTTTTTTTCTACGAGACAGATTTAACCTTAAAAGAAGAGCAATTATTGCGTGAACACCTCACTACATTACGAACTAAAAAGACAAAAACATGCGATTAAAGAAATCATTAAGTAGGGATAAATATTAACCTGTGCAAAAAGATCATTGCACAGGTTATTTCTAATTTATAAAACTTTTTTCACTCAGTTTCCCAACTACAAATCCAGTGTTCTCCGTTTAAACTTTCAAAATAAAACAATTAAACTTAATAATCGCCACCTAAATTGTAGTTACAAGCATAATAATTCGTCATCACTTTCCCAATTTAATTTTATAACAACCCTGATACAATTAAATAAGCGCAGCATCAATTGCGCCAAAAAGGAGGAATTGAATTGCAAACAACTTGCAAGGATCTGTTGTCCATCAAGTATTTAGGTATTTTAGCTTTGACAGCAATTTTCTTTTTATTTGCTGGAAGCGGTTTCGCAGATGCTCACGGTTACATTGAAGCGCCAAAATCTCGTGCGCTACTATGTAAAGAGGGGATCAATCAAGATTGTGGTGCTGTTGTTTATGAGCCACAAAGCCTTGAAGCACCAAAAGGGTTTCCAGGCGCAAGTATCCCTGATGGGAAAATCGCTTCTGCTGGAGGCGTGTTTCCAAAATTAGACGAACAATCCTCAACGCGTTGGTCTAAAGTCAATATGAATAGTGGACAACAAACATTCACTTGGCATTTGACTGCTATGCATTCAACAACAAAGTGGCATTACTACATTACAAAACCAAATTGGAATCCAAATCAACCTCTAACTCGCGATCAATTTGAATTAATACCATTTTATGAGCGTCATGATGGAGGAGCCCGTCCAGGTCAAAAGGTAAGCCATCAACTTACTGTTCCACAACGCACTGGCTATCATGTCATTTTAGGTGTTTGGGATGTAGCAGACACAGTCAATGCCTTTTACCAAGTCATTGACGTCCAATTTTCCGGCGGCTCAAACCCACCTTCAGAGCCTAATCCAGAACCGCCAACTACGTATCCTACGTGGAATGCTGGCACGACCTATATTGGTGGAGATCGGGTGACTTATAACGGCAATGTTTATCAAGCTAAATGGTGGACTAGAGGGGAAACCCCTGGTCAAGCTGATGTTTGGCAATTAGTTCAATCACCAACTCAAGCACACACAATGCCTCTTCTACAACCTGATTAATTGCCTTATCTATTTTAAGAGAAACGCATCAGTCGATGCGTTTCTTTACTTAATGAAAGTAATATAAATTAATACCATATTGATCATTCATTTCTTTTAAAAATGCCTCTTTTTCTTGAAAGGAACGCGATTTAATCCAAAGATCGCCATCTCGGTCAATAAATTCATATCGCAAACTTTCAAACTCTTTCTCTTTTTTTGTTGCTTTTTTTGTTAATGCGATCATCCTTAACATACAGATGACTAGAACCAACAGTAATAAGATACGTACTGGAGAAGCAAGAAGTTCTTCGTGTGGCAAAGATTTTGCATCAACTGTTTGACTTAATAAAAATACAAGCATGCCACACACACCTAGAACCGACCATACATAGTATCGTTTTGTTCGTTCCACATGATCCCACGCTTGTTTTCTCGTTATTAATTCCTTCGTCATTTCTTCAATAGTTGATTGAACGCCCATACAAGACCCTCCTATAATTAAAAACGTATGCATGGACGACCCATTTAGAACATAAATACAAACGCTACTATTAGCACGAAAATAACCAACATAAAAAACAACGAAAAGAGCATATGAGGCAATGTAACCATCTGAATCCGTTTCTTTTTTGTGCGTTTATTTCTATGATGATTAGCTCGTGCGGGTAGCTCTTCTATAGTGGCTTCATTTCGCTTTACTCTGCTCAAAGTTGGCTCATTCATGTTCATCGCCCCCTAATCACTTTTTTCTTATATCTGAGAATAAACCCCAAAACCGTATTTATAAAAAAATGAGCTCCTACTACAGCAACAAAATTACCTGTTTTCTCAAAAAATAAGCCTAATGAAACACTTAGAATAAGTACGTAAGTAAATAAAACAGGTTTTTTTACATATCTAAAGTGAACAAAAGCAAACAACACACTAGCAATTGGTAGACCAAAAAACTGTTGCAAAACTGCACGAAATAGCCATTCCTCGCAGAACGCAACTACTGCACAAAAGAACAAAATGTGTAGAGGACTCATCTGCGCAAAAACACGCTCGTTTAATCCACCGTCATCAAGTGACTTCTTTGAAAATACCATATACACTAGTGCATTGACTCCTAATGCACATACTGCAAAAACACTCCCTTGCCATAACCCATTATACCAATCTAGTTGCAGATTCGTCAGCATATTTCTAAACCCATCTCCAAATACAAATGCACAGAGAGCACCAATGGCTAACAAAAGAAATTGGGATAAATACATGCTTATGTATAAGTCTTTATTAGATAAATCCTTTAACATGCCTCGTTCAATTCCCATGCCCGCATGACCTTTCAATTCCAAAGATCCTTTTCAATTCCTCTTTTGCATTAAGCAGCGTTTCATTCTCTTTCTTTTTTCTCTTATCTTTTCGAAAAGGGCCCAAATCTAACCCACATACATTACAACAAGGTTTTTGGCTGATTGGCTCCTCGTTAAAATAATGTAATAACTGTCCCCTTTTGCACTGTTCCGTGCCATAGGCATAAGTAATCGCAGATTCTAATCGCTTTTTCTGTCGTTTTACATTTATATCAAAATGGTTTCTTAACTTAACTGCAACATCTGTTATTGCGAAGGCTTGAACCATTCCATTTTTAATCACTCCCCACTGTTCCAACAAAAAAACCGCAGTTCGTGCTTGATCTCCATTTATGGTTTCTACTATTGATTCAAATGACTCACTTTTAAAAGGTAGTCCACCTTGAAGCGTTCCAAGTGCCCATGCCCAGTCTATTTCAGATAGCTTACCTCTTTCAACTAATTGGTGTGCATAATATTTATCTTCAGGAGTCGTAAGTAAAACAGCAAAACTAGGTTTTCCATCTCGTCCAGCTCGTCCAATTTCTTGAACATACGAAGCAATATCAAGAGGACAATGCAAATGAATTACATAGCGAATGTTCTCTTTATTGAGTCCCATTCCAAATGCACTTGTTGCACAGACTACATCTAATTGACCATTCATAAATTGTTGCTGAATAAGCATTCTCTCAGCATTTTCCATTCCTCCATGATAAAAACCAACGCGTATGGTTGACTCTACTTGCAACTTATGACTGTAATATTCCGCTTGTGCTCTTGTTTGAACATAAACCAACGCAGGAGACTCATAAGATTGGATGTATTCAACTAACCTATTTACCTTATCAACTTGGGAATTCATTTCTTCTACCGCAAGTAATATATTTTCTCTGTTTACACTCTCGATATAGAAAAAGGGGTCTTTCAGTGCTAGCTCTTTAATAATGTCTTGCCTTACCGAAGGAGAAGCAGTTGCAGTAATTGCCAGACATGGGGGCATTTTAAAATCATCTCTTACATCTTTTAACCGTAAATAATCCGCCCGAAAGTCATGTCCCCAATAAGAAACACAATGCGCCTCGTCTATAATGAAGTACGAAATGTGTATGCTTTTCAATCGATTGATTAATTCGTCTGATTGTAACATTTCTGGTGATGTATAAAGTAACTTGATTTTTGATAAATGACTGATTAACCATTTTCTTTCTTCTTTGTTTGTAAAGCTATTTAATGTGGCCACTCGTCTTATTCCTTGGCTCTTTAATTGTTGTACTTGATCTTCCATTAATGACAACAATGGCGACACAACAATGGTTAACCCTTCAGATAATAAGCCCGGTAATTGATAGCATAAGGATTTCCCCCTACCTGTTGGCAACATCGCCAACACATCCTTACCAGCCATCAACTGCTCTATAATGTCTTTTTGTCCAGGTTTAAAAGACTGGAATCCAAATAAGGAATAAAGCTTATCTTCTAACATTTGTATTCCAACCCTTTCTTGCAAGAACAAGTCTTATTTCAAAGTAACTGACTTGTTTTTCTAGACGCTCATGTATTTTTTTTAGTTTTAAGGTTTGTTCGTTGTTACTGACTTGTTCAATTAATGTTTGCTTTAGTGGTTCAACATACGTACTAATTTGAAAAGATTCATTAAATAAAGCTAGTTCAACCAAATGATCCTCAATGGTTGCTTTTTTTAACTTTCTAAACTTAGCAAGCTCATTCACGTCACTGATTTGAGTTAACAGACGCGCTGTTTTTTGGGCGGAAACGGTCCCGAAAATGATTGTACGCTCCATTTCTATGAACACTTTTAATAATGGATAAGTTAATGAATCTGCTTGAATCGCTTGAATGAGCCCATGAACCATACTCGCATGTCGGATTGACATTTCTTCTAGTGGGATATTCAATTGATTTGCTAATTGCGTTTTGGTGGAACCAACTCTCCCTGGTCTTGATAGTTGCCAGACAAAGACCTCTTGTTGAAGCAACGATTGCGTAGAAATTAATTGAACACATTGACTATATAAGTCTCGACGGACATTCATTCTTGCTTCTTTTGTCTTTGGCAAGTGCTGTTTCACAAAGCGCTGGACCGCAGGGTTATCCGTTATCGGAACAAACCGTTTCCCTTCTTCGATATGTGAAAGTGTTTGGATAAATAATGTAAACCTCTCCCAAAATACAGGAGCAATTCTCCCGTATTTCCACCCGTTAAATTGATCAATATACTCGTTTTTATCAAGCCAGTTTTGCAAAACACCTTTTCCTTTTTCGGTAAGCGAATGTGCTTTCTCTCTCGACTCTATTAATCCCGTTTGCTCAAGCTTTTCCGCTATCTTTTCAAATTCACTGTATTCCATATTCGGGAAAATACCAAAGAGTGGCAGCGCTTGATAAAAGGCCGCATCTTGGATCGTCTGCGCAGATCGTTTTCCTTGCAGCAAATAGAAAGCCCCCGCCATTGAACGCTCTCCATTAAAGTGCAAACATGCAAGCATCAGCAACTTCCACTTCACTTTTGTCCCTCATTTCATGCTTGTTTTTATTTGTTTATTGTACCAAATAAGAATGTCGTTTGTCTTTTTTCATTGTCAATTATCAACGGAAAGGCTACAATGGAGTGATCCTTTTTATACGTTATTTATAACAACAATCCATCTTTCTAAAATGATATTCTGGCTAGACAGGGGACTTACTTAATATGAAAAACTATTACTCAATTGTTGATATTGATACTTGTATCGCATGTGGCGCATGTGGAGCCGTCGCGCCAGATGTTTATGATTATAATGACGAGGGTTTAGCCTTTGTTTTGTTAGATGATAATACTGGTTCAATGCCGATCCCTGATGTTTTAATTGATGACATGTTGGATGCCAAAGATGGTTGTCCAACCGACTCAATAAAATGTGCAGAGAAACCATTTGACGGAAATCCATTAAAATACGAATAAACTAGTAACGACCTTGATTATATCCCCTTTTTCTGACGAATTTTTGTATTCTTTTCACTTAAATATAAAAATCGAAGAATAAAATCCGAACAATTATATTTCTAGGATTGACTTTCTCTTTTTATCATGATAAATTATCTTACAAATCAATATAATTAAATCTGCTTTGACGAAGACATGAAAAGGTTATGGCTGATATAGAGAGCTGGTGGATGGTGAAAACCAGTGAGGCCTCCTTTGATAGCACTTCTAAGCTGACGCATTGAAAAATAAAGTAAATGCGATCCGGTCTATTGCCGTTATAAATTCAAGATACGAGATCATCGTATAAACGAGGGTGGCACCGCGGACAATCCGCCCCTCACAGCAATTCTGCAGCTGTGAGGGGCTTTTTGTATTATTATTATTTAATTAGGAGTGGAGTAGAGATGACAACAGTTAAAACAAGTACAGATCTTCACCAAATATTAGTTGCTGATGCAATGAGCGAAGAAGGACTTCTTCCTTTACTTCAGTCATCTAACGTAACTGTTACGCAAGCAACCATTAATGAGGCAGGTGCTTTAGACAAATATGATGCACTGCTTATTCGAAGTGCAACTACAGTATCCGATGATTTAATTAAAAAAATGCCTAACTTAAAAATTATCGCTCGAGCAGGTGTAGGTGTTGACAATGTAGACGTGCAAGCCGCAACTAAGCATGGTGTTGTCGTGATCAATGCACCTGATGGCAACACCATCTCAACAGCAGAGCATACATTCGCAATGATTAGCTCACTTGTCCGGAACATCCCACAAGCCAATGCTTCAGTTAAGCAAGGAAAGTGGGACCGTAAATTATACCAAGGCGTGGAATTGCGTGGGAAAACGCTTGGAATTGTTGGATTTGGACGTATCGGTACTCAACTCGCAAAACGTGCTCAAGCATTTGAAATGAGTGTTCTCGTTTATGACCCTTTTTTAACCGCTGAACGCGCTGAAAAACTGGGAATTGAACAAGGGGACCTCCAACATGTATTATCAACAGCAGACATTATTACAGTTCATACACCGCTCACTAAAGAAACAAAAGGCCTTCTTAATATGAAAACCATTCCATTAACAAAACCAGGTGTCTTTTTAATTAACTGTGCTAGAGGTGGGATCATTGACGAACAAGCATTAAAATACTTCTTAAATAACGGCCACGTTGCTGGAGCGGCGCTAGATGTTTTTAGTGAAGAGCCTGCGACAGATCGTGAACTAATAGACCATCCTCGCGTCGTTGCAACACCTCATATTGCAGCATCAACAAAAGAAGCACAATTAAATGTGGCTGCTCAAGTTTCTGAAGAAGTTTTACTGTTTTTAAATGGAGAACCTGCTAGAAATTCTATTAACTTACCTGCTCTCTCTAAAGAAGTGTATGAAAAAATCAAGCCGCATTATGATCTTTCGCGGACAATGGGCTCAGTATTATCACAACTCATGCGAGTCCCAGTTCAAGAAATTGAAGTGTTTTACAGCGGA
This window encodes:
- a CDS encoding helix-turn-helix transcriptional regulator, giving the protein MQRTKLKQVRLENHMTLEEVAKRIHVSTPFYWQVENGKRGLSYELAVRIANVFSLKPDDLFFDELLPKKE
- a CDS encoding helix-turn-helix domain-containing protein: MAIVPERLKALRLERNLTQEQLGDLLNVTKVSVSGYEKGKRTPDTDTLNRIADVFQVSTDYLFGRTNLKKPLFFYETDLTLKEEQLLREHLTTLRTKKTKTCD
- a CDS encoding lytic polysaccharide monooxygenase; translated protein: MQTTCKDLLSIKYLGILALTAIFFLFAGSGFADAHGYIEAPKSRALLCKEGINQDCGAVVYEPQSLEAPKGFPGASIPDGKIASAGGVFPKLDEQSSTRWSKVNMNSGQQTFTWHLTAMHSTTKWHYYITKPNWNPNQPLTRDQFELIPFYERHDGGARPGQKVSHQLTVPQRTGYHVILGVWDVADTVNAFYQVIDVQFSGGSNPPSEPNPEPPTTYPTWNAGTTYIGGDRVTYNGNVYQAKWWTRGETPGQADVWQLVQSPTQAHTMPLLQPD
- a CDS encoding DUF2663 family protein — its product is MGVQSTIEEMTKELITRKQAWDHVERTKRYYVWSVLGVCGMLVFLLSQTVDAKSLPHEELLASPVRILLLLVLVICMLRMIALTKKATKKEKEFESLRYEFIDRDGDLWIKSRSFQEKEAFLKEMNDQYGINLYYFH
- a CDS encoding CPBP family intramembrane glutamic endopeptidase, which translates into the protein MKGHAGMGIERGMLKDLSNKDLYISMYLSQFLLLAIGALCAFVFGDGFRNMLTNLQLDWYNGLWQGSVFAVCALGVNALVYMVFSKKSLDDGGLNERVFAQMSPLHILFFCAVVAFCEEWLFRAVLQQFFGLPIASVLFAFVHFRYVKKPVLFTYVLILSVSLGLFFEKTGNFVAVVGAHFFINTVLGFILRYKKKVIRGR
- a CDS encoding RecQ family ATP-dependent DNA helicase, which produces MLEDKLYSLFGFQSFKPGQKDIIEQLMAGKDVLAMLPTGRGKSLCYQLPGLLSEGLTIVVSPLLSLMEDQVQQLKSQGIRRVATLNSFTNKEERKWLISHLSKIKLLYTSPEMLQSDELINRLKSIHISYFIIDEAHCVSYWGHDFRADYLRLKDVRDDFKMPPCLAITATASPSVRQDIIKELALKDPFFYIESVNRENILLAVEEMNSQVDKVNRLVEYIQSYESPALVYVQTRAQAEYYSHKLQVESTIRVGFYHGGMENAERMLIQQQFMNGQLDVVCATSAFGMGLNKENIRYVIHLHCPLDIASYVQEIGRAGRDGKPSFAVLLTTPEDKYYAHQLVERGKLSEIDWAWALGTLQGGLPFKSESFESIVETINGDQARTAVFLLEQWGVIKNGMVQAFAITDVAVKLRNHFDINVKRQKKRLESAITYAYGTEQCKRGQLLHYFNEEPISQKPCCNVCGLDLGPFRKDKRKKKENETLLNAKEELKRIFGIERSCGHGN
- a CDS encoding helix-turn-helix domain-containing protein; this translates as MKWKLLMLACLHFNGERSMAGAFYLLQGKRSAQTIQDAAFYQALPLFGIFPNMEYSEFEKIAEKLEQTGLIESREKAHSLTEKGKGVLQNWLDKNEYIDQFNGWKYGRIAPVFWERFTLFIQTLSHIEEGKRFVPITDNPAVQRFVKQHLPKTKEARMNVRRDLYSQCVQLISTQSLLQQEVFVWQLSRPGRVGSTKTQLANQLNIPLEEMSIRHASMVHGLIQAIQADSLTYPLLKVFIEMERTIIFGTVSAQKTARLLTQISDVNELAKFRKLKKATIEDHLVELALFNESFQISTYVEPLKQTLIEQVSNNEQTLKLKKIHERLEKQVSYFEIRLVLARKGWNTNVRR
- a CDS encoding ferredoxin, which codes for MKNYYSIVDIDTCIACGACGAVAPDVYDYNDEGLAFVLLDDNTGSMPIPDVLIDDMLDAKDGCPTDSIKCAEKPFDGNPLKYE
- the serA gene encoding phosphoglycerate dehydrogenase is translated as MTTVKTSTDLHQILVADAMSEEGLLPLLQSSNVTVTQATINEAGALDKYDALLIRSATTVSDDLIKKMPNLKIIARAGVGVDNVDVQAATKHGVVVINAPDGNTISTAEHTFAMISSLVRNIPQANASVKQGKWDRKLYQGVELRGKTLGIVGFGRIGTQLAKRAQAFEMSVLVYDPFLTAERAEKLGIEQGDLQHVLSTADIITVHTPLTKETKGLLNMKTIPLTKPGVFLINCARGGIIDEQALKYFLNNGHVAGAALDVFSEEPATDRELIDHPRVVATPHIAASTKEAQLNVAAQVSEEVLLFLNGEPARNSINLPALSKEVYEKIKPHYDLSRTMGSVLSQLMRVPVQEIEVFYSGTVTERDTSVLTRSLISGFLQPRVDAAVNDVNASLIAKERGIVFGEKHLTRNYGYSNLIQAIVYGEGRQLEMKATYINEYGPRIVSVNDFSVDIVAEGHILYIQHYDRPGVIGKMGQLLAKHDVNIATMQVGRKSAGGEAIMMVKVDKHVEEDVINELLTFDEIALANVIDL